The Rhodococcus sp. X156 genome window below encodes:
- a CDS encoding DUF308 domain-containing protein, whose product MSSAEANNIFRRQVSSARRVARSLGVLAGVATVAVGLIVLVWPTATLVVLAVLLGVQLIIFGAWRTVQAAALLVAPTALRVLGALLGVLAMVAGVLLIASPFSSLETLVAILGVGWIIAGISGISFGLGARGDLTSIPFVMGVLSVLGGVIVLASISLLSLVTLAQTAGWILLVIGVVEIALVIRRL is encoded by the coding sequence ATGTCGTCTGCAGAGGCCAACAACATCTTTCGGCGGCAGGTGTCGTCCGCCCGCAGGGTGGCCCGCTCGCTGGGCGTGCTCGCCGGCGTGGCGACGGTGGCCGTGGGGCTCATCGTGCTGGTGTGGCCCACCGCCACCCTGGTGGTGCTGGCGGTGCTGCTGGGAGTCCAGCTGATCATCTTCGGGGCCTGGCGCACGGTGCAGGCCGCGGCGCTGCTGGTGGCGCCCACGGCGCTGCGGGTGCTGGGGGCGCTGCTGGGCGTGCTGGCCATGGTGGCCGGCGTCCTGCTGATCGCCAGCCCGTTCTCCTCGCTGGAGACCCTGGTGGCCATCCTCGGCGTCGGCTGGATCATCGCCGGGATCAGCGGCATCTCCTTCGGCCTCGGCGCCCGCGGGGACCTCACCAGCATCCCGTTCGTGATGGGCGTGCTCTCCGTGCTCGGTGGGGTGATCGTGCTGGCGAGCATCAGCCTGCTCAGCCTGGTGACGCTGGCCCAGACCGCCGGCTGGATCCTGCTGGTCATCGGCGTGGTGGAGATCGCGCTGGTCATCCGACGGCTCTGA
- a CDS encoding AMP-binding protein — translation MDLSKAKIAARLAETKTLALGLVPVAQSGIIAPMRPDRLARVAAAWVRWDFTPSSLLAISARRAPDRVAVIDDSGELTYGQLEADVMALARSLSRSGVGTKSRVGVLCRNHRGVLQVLGATGRVGADLVLLNTGLSGKQLGDVLTEQKITVLVADGEFAEVLPDDIDERQRSGDLRLVGAVDGLKLGSDVETVDDLIERSPADVTLPTRPRRGRTVVLTSGTTGTPKGAHRPEPRNWMPAAAVLSRIPLRSGETTVVAAPMFHTWGFAALQLSLALGSTMVLRRKFTPAECLADVERHQAKALFVVPVMLQRILELPEDQRRHDTSSLRVIAASGSALGVPLVKKALETFGPVLYNLYGSTEVSWVSIAQPQELQEHPSTAGRPPLGTEVEILDDEGKEVTGDTVGRVFVGNGMLFEGYTRAGEDKEIVRGLMSTGDLGHLGDDGLLYIDGRSDDMVVSGGENVYPGEVEDLINALDGVREVLVTGVDDEKFGARLAAYVVREGDDGSVHADSVREHVKKHLARFSVPRDVVFLDELPRNATGKIVKRELPDSQEKSEQ, via the coding sequence ATGGACCTGTCCAAGGCAAAGATCGCGGCACGACTCGCGGAGACCAAGACGTTGGCGCTCGGCCTGGTGCCGGTGGCCCAGTCGGGCATCATCGCGCCGATGCGCCCGGACCGGCTGGCGCGCGTCGCCGCTGCCTGGGTGCGGTGGGACTTCACCCCCAGCTCCCTGCTGGCCATCTCCGCGCGCCGTGCCCCCGATCGCGTCGCCGTCATCGACGACAGCGGTGAGCTCACCTACGGCCAGCTCGAGGCCGACGTGATGGCCCTGGCCCGCAGCCTCAGCCGCAGCGGGGTGGGCACCAAGAGCCGGGTCGGCGTGCTCTGCCGCAACCACCGCGGCGTGCTGCAGGTGCTCGGTGCGACCGGTCGGGTCGGCGCCGACCTGGTGCTGCTCAACACCGGCCTGTCCGGCAAGCAGCTGGGCGACGTGCTCACCGAGCAGAAGATCACCGTGCTGGTGGCCGACGGCGAGTTCGCCGAGGTGCTGCCCGACGACATCGACGAGCGGCAGCGCTCCGGTGACCTCCGCCTTGTCGGGGCGGTGGACGGGCTCAAGCTGGGCTCGGACGTGGAGACCGTGGACGACCTCATCGAGCGCTCCCCTGCCGACGTCACGCTGCCCACCCGTCCCCGGCGCGGGCGCACCGTGGTGCTGACCTCCGGCACCACCGGCACGCCCAAGGGCGCGCACCGGCCCGAGCCGCGCAACTGGATGCCCGCCGCGGCGGTGCTCTCGCGCATCCCGCTGCGCAGCGGCGAGACCACCGTGGTCGCCGCGCCGATGTTCCACACCTGGGGGTTCGCGGCGCTGCAGCTGAGCCTGGCGCTGGGCTCCACCATGGTGCTGCGGCGCAAGTTCACCCCGGCCGAGTGCCTGGCCGACGTGGAGCGGCACCAGGCAAAGGCGCTGTTCGTGGTTCCGGTGATGCTGCAGCGCATCCTCGAGCTGCCCGAGGACCAGCGTCGTCACGACACCTCCAGCCTGCGGGTGATCGCGGCCAGCGGGTCCGCCCTCGGTGTCCCGCTGGTGAAGAAGGCGCTCGAGACGTTCGGCCCGGTGCTCTACAACCTCTACGGCTCCACCGAGGTGAGCTGGGTGTCCATCGCCCAGCCCCAGGAGCTGCAGGAGCACCCCTCCACCGCCGGACGGCCCCCGCTGGGCACGGAGGTGGAGATCCTCGACGACGAGGGCAAGGAGGTGACGGGTGACACCGTGGGCCGGGTGTTCGTCGGCAACGGGATGCTGTTCGAGGGCTACACCCGCGCCGGGGAGGACAAGGAGATCGTCCGCGGCCTGATGAGCACCGGCGACCTGGGCCACCTCGGCGACGACGGGCTGCTCTACATCGACGGGCGCTCCGACGACATGGTGGTCTCCGGCGGGGAGAACGTGTACCCCGGCGAGGTGGAGGACCTCATCAACGCCCTGGACGGCGTGCGCGAGGTGCTCGTGACCGGTGTGGACGACGAGAAGTTCGGGGCGCGACTGGCTGCCTACGTGGTGCGGGAGGGCGACGACGGCTCGGTGCACGCCGACTCGGTCCGCGAGCACGTCAAGAAGCACCTGGCGCGCTTCAGCGTGCCGCGGGACGTGGTGTTCCTGGATGAGCTGCCCCGCAACGCCACCGGGAAGATCGTCAAGCGCGAGCTGCCGGACTCGCAGGAGAAGTCGGAGCAGTAG
- a CDS encoding metal ABC transporter permease — MTRALATTVVSAVVCAVLSCWLVLVGWSLMGDAVSHAVLPGVVIAYVLGAPFAVGAVVFGFLAVALIGVVRDTSRIKEDAAIGIVFTTLFALGLVLISVTPSQTDLNHIIFGNLLGVSRADLVQVAVLGAVVLTALVLKRRDFTLYAFDPVHAQAIGLRPRVLGAVLLGLLALTCVVALQAVGVILVVAMLIIPGATAYLLTDRFARMLLVAPTISVVCSVTGLYLSYHLDTASGGMIVLSQGAVFTLVYLFSPTHGVLGRRLLAARRRTPVTDPVRAVG; from the coding sequence ATGACGCGGGCGCTGGCCACCACGGTCGTGTCCGCGGTGGTGTGCGCCGTCCTCTCCTGCTGGCTGGTGCTGGTGGGGTGGTCGCTGATGGGTGACGCGGTCTCGCACGCGGTGCTGCCCGGGGTGGTCATCGCCTACGTCCTGGGTGCGCCGTTCGCGGTGGGTGCAGTGGTCTTCGGGTTCCTGGCGGTGGCCCTCATCGGCGTGGTGCGCGACACCAGCCGGATCAAGGAGGACGCTGCCATCGGCATCGTCTTCACCACCCTGTTCGCCCTGGGCCTGGTCCTCATCTCGGTCACCCCGAGCCAGACCGACCTGAACCACATCATCTTCGGCAACCTGCTGGGCGTCAGCCGCGCGGACCTGGTCCAGGTGGCGGTGCTCGGGGCGGTGGTGCTCACCGCGCTGGTGCTCAAGCGCCGGGACTTCACCCTCTACGCCTTCGACCCCGTCCACGCCCAGGCCATCGGGCTGCGTCCACGGGTGCTGGGCGCGGTGCTGCTGGGTCTGCTCGCCCTGACCTGCGTGGTCGCCCTGCAGGCGGTGGGGGTGATCCTGGTGGTGGCGATGCTCATCATCCCGGGAGCCACCGCCTACCTGCTCACCGACCGCTTCGCCCGGATGCTGCTGGTCGCACCCACCATCTCGGTGGTGTGCTCGGTGACGGGGCTGTACCTCAGCTACCACCTGGACACCGCCTCCGGCGGGATGATCGTGCTCAGCCAGGGGGCTGTCTTCACCCTGGTCTACCTCTTCAGCCCCACCCACGGCGTCCTCGGTCGTCGCCTGCTGGCTGCCCGGCGCCGCACACCGGTCACCGACCCCGTCAGAGCCGTCGGATGA
- a CDS encoding metal ABC transporter ATP-binding protein, giving the protein MSTPAIEVDEVTVRYGEVLALDRATLSVAPGRVCGLVGMNGSGKSTLFKAVMGIVRPEAGRVLLHGSPPAQARRSGVVGYVPQSEDVDWAFPLSVRDVVMMGRYGHLGLTRRPRRADHQAVDEALERVELSEHAGRQIGRLSGGQRKRAFVARGIAQDATVLLLDEPFAGVDKRTEATITRLLRELAGAGTTILISTHDLRALPGLADEAVLLRQRVLVQGDPREVLQPANLARAFGFDVLDRLETTT; this is encoded by the coding sequence ATGAGCACCCCGGCCATCGAGGTGGACGAGGTGACGGTGCGCTACGGCGAGGTCCTCGCCCTGGATCGCGCCACCCTCAGCGTGGCGCCCGGCCGGGTGTGCGGGCTGGTCGGGATGAACGGCTCCGGCAAGTCCACCCTGTTCAAGGCCGTGATGGGCATCGTCCGGCCGGAAGCCGGTCGGGTGCTGCTGCACGGCAGCCCCCCTGCCCAGGCCCGCCGCTCCGGCGTGGTGGGCTACGTCCCGCAGAGCGAGGACGTCGACTGGGCGTTCCCGCTGTCGGTGCGCGACGTGGTGATGATGGGCCGCTACGGGCACCTCGGCCTCACCCGCCGACCCCGCCGTGCCGACCACCAGGCGGTGGACGAGGCGCTGGAGCGGGTGGAGCTCAGCGAGCACGCCGGACGCCAGATCGGGCGGCTGTCCGGCGGGCAGCGCAAGCGCGCCTTCGTCGCCAGGGGGATCGCCCAGGACGCCACGGTGCTGCTGCTCGACGAGCCCTTCGCCGGGGTGGACAAGCGCACCGAGGCGACCATCACCCGGCTGCTGCGCGAGCTCGCGGGGGCAGGCACCACCATCCTGATCTCCACCCACGACCTGCGCGCCCTGCCCGGTCTCGCCGACGAGGCGGTGCTGCTGCGCCAGCGGGTGCTGGTGCAGGGCGACCCGCGAGAGGTGCTGCAGCCGGCCAACCTGGCCCGGGCGTTCGGCTTCGACGTCCTGGACCGGCTGGAGACGACCACGTGA
- the orn gene encoding oligoribonuclease has product MQDKLVWIDCEMTGLDIKTDKLIEIAVLVTDSELNILDEGLDIVIHADDDALAGMPEVVQKMHAASGLTEEVRASTVTLEEAEQRTLDYIKQFVPDPRTAPLCGNSIGTDRGFISRDMATLDEHLHYRMIDVSSIKELCRRWYPRIYFGQPEKGLAHRALADITESIRELAYYRRTAFVPQPGPTSEEVAAVTKELMGVSGGADSESAEGTR; this is encoded by the coding sequence GTGCAAGACAAACTGGTATGGATCGACTGCGAGATGACCGGCCTCGACATCAAGACCGACAAGCTGATCGAGATCGCGGTCCTGGTCACCGACAGCGAGCTCAACATCCTCGACGAGGGCCTGGACATCGTCATCCACGCGGATGACGACGCGCTGGCCGGCATGCCTGAGGTGGTGCAGAAGATGCACGCCGCCTCCGGGCTCACCGAGGAGGTGCGCGCCTCCACCGTCACGCTGGAGGAGGCCGAGCAGCGGACGCTGGACTACATCAAGCAGTTCGTGCCCGACCCCCGGACCGCCCCGCTGTGCGGCAACTCCATCGGCACCGACCGTGGCTTCATCAGCCGGGACATGGCCACGCTGGACGAGCACCTGCACTACCGGATGATCGACGTCAGCTCGATCAAGGAGCTGTGCCGGCGCTGGTACCCGCGCATCTACTTCGGCCAGCCGGAGAAGGGCCTGGCCCACCGCGCCCTGGCTGACATCACCGAGAGCATCCGCGAGCTCGCCTACTACCGGCGCACCGCGTTCGTGCCGCAGCCCGGGCCCACCTCGGAGGAGGTCGCGGCGGTCACCAAGGAGCTGATGGGTGTCTCTGGGGGAGCCGATTCGGAGTCCGCGGAGGGCACCCGCTAG
- a CDS encoding alpha/beta fold hydrolase — translation MAPARRRLLLLLVALVVAVAVVVTVLVLTRSDDSAPVAEDRPGPVLLVPGYGGSTESLQNLAVKLRASGREAEVVALPGEGTGDLTEQARVLDAAARAALQRTGAESVDVVGYSAGGVVARVWLSDLGGADVTRRLVTLGSPHHGTNLAALAGGLLPSLCPTACQQLDPDSDLLRRLNASAPAGPSVVSVWTTADRVVTPPSSAELDGALNLTVQSVCSDSAVAHDALPTDPVSSGIVLLQLDPGPPRTLGATDCAALRG, via the coding sequence ATGGCTCCGGCCCGACGTCGACTCCTGCTGCTGCTCGTCGCGCTGGTGGTGGCCGTCGCCGTGGTGGTGACCGTCCTCGTCCTCACCCGCTCCGACGACAGCGCCCCCGTGGCGGAGGACCGGCCGGGACCGGTGCTGCTGGTGCCCGGCTACGGCGGGTCCACCGAGAGCCTGCAGAACCTGGCCGTCAAGCTGCGCGCGAGCGGGCGGGAGGCGGAGGTCGTCGCGCTGCCCGGCGAGGGCACCGGTGACCTCACCGAGCAGGCCCGGGTGCTCGACGCCGCTGCCCGCGCGGCCCTGCAGCGCACCGGGGCGGAGTCGGTGGACGTGGTCGGGTACTCGGCCGGGGGAGTGGTGGCGCGGGTGTGGCTGTCGGACCTCGGCGGTGCCGACGTCACCCGCCGGCTGGTCACCCTGGGCTCGCCCCACCACGGCACCAACCTCGCCGCGCTGGCCGGCGGGCTGCTGCCGTCGCTGTGCCCCACTGCCTGCCAGCAGCTCGACCCGGACAGTGACCTGCTGCGCCGGCTCAACGCGAGCGCACCGGCCGGCCCGAGCGTGGTGTCGGTGTGGACCACGGCTGACCGCGTGGTGACGCCGCCGAGCTCGGCGGAGCTGGACGGCGCGCTCAACCTCACCGTGCAGAGCGTCTGCAGCGACTCCGCGGTGGCGCACGACGCGCTGCCCACCGACCCGGTCAGCAGCGGCATCGTGCTGCTCCAGCTGGACCCCGGGCCGCCGCGCACGCTCGGCGCCACCGACTGCGCGGCGCTGCGCGGCTGA
- a CDS encoding ABC transporter ATP-binding protein: protein MTTDVLERPMIQTHALTKRYGAVHAVQGVDLQVNSGDIYGFLGANGSGKTTTVRMLLGLVLATSGQIELLGEPMPRRRRHVLPRVGTLVEGPAAYGHLSGRANLTMLDAAGPGGSRRTRRRRVEEVLEEVGLATVGRRPVKHYSLGMRQRLGLANALLRAPELLVLDEPTNGLDPQGIREIRELLLKLHAGGTTVFLSSHLLAEVEQLCTRVGVLDRGRLVVQDSMAAMTSFTGRVLVHTPDAAWAVTVLQAEPGVVVHERVADEHDECLLVAHPSAEELNATLVRAGVRVRELRPERRSLEQTVLAATEAHGAREQQGGVR from the coding sequence ATGACGACCGACGTGCTCGAGCGGCCGATGATCCAGACCCACGCGCTGACCAAGCGCTACGGAGCGGTGCACGCGGTGCAGGGGGTGGACCTGCAGGTGAACAGCGGCGACATCTACGGCTTCCTCGGCGCCAACGGCTCCGGCAAGACCACCACGGTGCGGATGCTGCTGGGCCTGGTGCTGGCCACCTCCGGGCAGATCGAGCTGCTGGGCGAGCCGATGCCGCGGCGGCGCCGGCACGTGCTGCCCCGGGTGGGCACGCTGGTGGAGGGTCCGGCCGCCTACGGCCACCTCTCCGGGCGGGCCAACCTCACCATGCTGGACGCCGCCGGACCGGGCGGCTCGCGGCGCACCCGCCGCCGCCGGGTGGAGGAGGTGCTGGAGGAGGTGGGCCTGGCCACCGTGGGCCGGCGGCCGGTCAAGCACTACTCCCTGGGCATGCGCCAGCGACTGGGCCTGGCCAACGCCCTGCTGCGCGCGCCGGAGCTGCTGGTGCTGGACGAGCCCACCAACGGCCTCGACCCGCAGGGCATCCGGGAGATCCGCGAGCTGCTGCTCAAGCTGCACGCCGGCGGCACCACGGTGTTCCTCTCCAGCCACCTGCTGGCCGAGGTGGAGCAGCTGTGCACCCGGGTGGGCGTGCTGGACCGCGGCCGCCTGGTGGTGCAGGACTCGATGGCGGCGATGACGTCGTTCACCGGCCGGGTGCTGGTGCACACCCCCGACGCTGCGTGGGCGGTGACGGTGCTGCAGGCCGAGCCCGGGGTGGTGGTGCACGAGCGGGTGGCCGACGAGCACGACGAGTGCCTGCTGGTGGCGCACCCCAGCGCCGAGGAGCTCAACGCGACGCTGGTGCGGGCGGGGGTGCGGGTGCGGGAGCTGCGGCCGGAGCGGCGCAGCCTGGAGCAGACGGTGCTGGCCGCCACCGAGGCCCACGGCGCCCGCGAGCAGCAAGGCGGCGTGCGGTGA
- a CDS encoding ABC transporter permease subunit, whose translation MILVELKALLRRPRTWVIIALLDALPTLVAVLLAYTGIGPRPGQGPAFLSAVLTNGQLFPLAALAIVLPLFLPVAVAVVAGDAIAGEAQAGTLRYLLTRPVGRTKLLVAKLVSVVVFVVLAVLVVAGTAYVVGVNLLGSTSLATGLSGTSLTQEDITLRTALAIGYVAISMLGVAATALFFSTVTDSPLAATLGALALLIASSLLLTLEAAGALQPYLPTRYWLAFVDLFRDPIPWRDLVRGIGLQAVYVAVFLGAGWANFSTKDVTS comes from the coding sequence GTGATCCTGGTGGAGCTCAAGGCGCTGCTGCGGCGCCCGCGGACGTGGGTGATCATCGCGCTGCTGGACGCGCTGCCCACCCTGGTGGCGGTGCTGCTGGCCTACACCGGCATCGGGCCGCGCCCCGGGCAGGGGCCGGCGTTCCTGTCGGCGGTGCTCACCAACGGTCAGCTGTTCCCGCTGGCGGCGCTGGCCATCGTGCTGCCGCTGTTCCTGCCGGTGGCGGTGGCGGTGGTGGCCGGCGACGCCATCGCCGGGGAGGCCCAGGCCGGCACGCTGCGCTACCTGCTGACCCGGCCGGTGGGGCGCACCAAGCTGCTGGTGGCCAAGCTGGTCTCGGTGGTGGTGTTCGTGGTGCTGGCCGTGCTGGTGGTGGCCGGCACCGCGTACGTGGTGGGGGTGAACCTGCTGGGCAGCACCTCCCTGGCCACCGGGCTCTCCGGCACCTCGCTGACCCAGGAGGACATCACCCTGCGCACCGCGCTGGCCATCGGCTACGTGGCCATCTCCATGCTCGGCGTGGCGGCCACGGCGCTGTTCTTCTCCACCGTCACCGACTCCCCGCTGGCGGCCACGCTGGGCGCGCTGGCGCTGCTCATCGCCTCGTCGCTGCTGCTCACCCTGGAGGCCGCCGGCGCGCTGCAGCCGTACCTGCCCACGCGGTACTGGCTCGCCTTCGTCGACCTCTTCCGGGACCCCATCCCGTGGCGCGACCTGGTGCGTGGCATCGGCCTGCAGGCGGTGTACGTCGCCGTCTTCCTGGGTGCGGGCTGGGCCAACTTCTCCACCAAGGACGTCACCAGCTAG
- a CDS encoding TetR family transcriptional regulator, translated as MSTGQQTETGTRARTRAAILEAAVVVLAQDAQASLADVAAAAGVGRTTLHRYFPERADLVHALARHVVHQSRRAIERADPHTGPVEAVLRRIVDEHFELGSILMYLYAEPLIHSDPDLAAELAAMEEAIDEVLARPEANLNPDLSRAWVRRAFWGLLYAGWETAKAGEMTRHQIVEAIMTTLSRGVYGATSAAR; from the coding sequence ATGAGCACGGGGCAGCAGACCGAGACGGGTACCCGGGCGCGCACGCGCGCGGCCATCCTGGAGGCCGCCGTGGTGGTGCTGGCGCAGGACGCCCAGGCGTCCCTGGCCGACGTGGCCGCCGCTGCGGGAGTGGGACGCACCACGCTGCACCGGTACTTCCCGGAACGGGCGGACCTGGTCCACGCCCTGGCCCGCCACGTCGTCCACCAGAGCAGGCGGGCGATCGAGCGGGCCGACCCGCACACCGGCCCCGTCGAGGCGGTGCTGCGCCGCATCGTGGACGAGCACTTCGAGCTCGGCTCGATCCTGATGTACCTCTACGCCGAGCCGCTGATCCACTCCGACCCCGACCTCGCCGCGGAGCTGGCCGCGATGGAGGAGGCCATCGACGAGGTGCTGGCCCGCCCGGAGGCGAACTTGAACCCGGACCTGTCGCGGGCGTGGGTGCGTCGCGCCTTCTGGGGCTTGCTCTACGCCGGGTGGGAGACCGCCAAGGCCGGCGAGATGACGCGGCACCAGATCGTGGAGGCGATCATGACCACCCTGTCCCGTGGGGTGTACGGGGCCACCAGCGCGGCCCGGTGA
- a CDS encoding metal ABC transporter substrate-binding protein has translation MRARRASVIGSVRALTAVLVLALAGCSSAAGEEADDRPTVLTTFTVLADIAQNVAGEHLRVESITKPGAEVHGYEPTPGDVKKTARADLVLNNGMNLEAWFAQFVEDLDVPHVTVSEGVEPIDIAEDDYRGLANPHAWMSPLNVQIYVANMVTAFSELDPANADAYRANGTAYQARLQLVQDELTSGLAGLPPRQRALVTCEGAFSYLARDAGLTEKYVWAVNAERQATPKQIASVIEFVRSNEVPAVFCESTVSDAPMRQVAQATGARLGGTLYVDSLSAADGPVPSYLDLVRHDTTVIVSGLTGAAR, from the coding sequence ATGCGTGCACGACGTGCCTCGGTGATCGGCTCGGTGCGAGCGCTCACGGCCGTCCTGGTGCTGGCGCTGGCGGGGTGCAGCAGCGCGGCGGGCGAGGAGGCCGACGACCGTCCGACCGTGCTCACCACGTTCACGGTGCTGGCCGACATCGCCCAGAACGTCGCGGGCGAGCACCTGCGGGTGGAGTCGATCACCAAGCCCGGCGCGGAGGTGCACGGCTACGAGCCCACCCCCGGAGACGTCAAGAAGACCGCCCGCGCCGACCTGGTGCTCAACAACGGCATGAACCTGGAGGCCTGGTTCGCGCAGTTCGTCGAGGATCTCGACGTCCCCCACGTGACGGTCAGCGAGGGCGTGGAGCCCATCGACATCGCCGAGGACGACTACCGCGGGCTGGCGAACCCGCACGCCTGGATGTCGCCGCTGAACGTGCAGATCTACGTGGCCAACATGGTCACCGCGTTCAGCGAGCTCGACCCGGCCAACGCCGACGCCTACCGCGCCAACGGGACCGCCTACCAGGCCCGGCTGCAGCTCGTGCAGGACGAGCTGACCTCCGGGCTGGCGGGGCTGCCGCCGCGCCAGCGGGCCCTGGTCACCTGCGAGGGCGCCTTCTCCTACCTCGCCCGCGACGCCGGGCTCACCGAGAAGTACGTGTGGGCGGTCAACGCCGAGCGCCAGGCCACGCCGAAGCAGATTGCCAGCGTCATCGAGTTTGTCCGGAGCAACGAGGTGCCTGCGGTGTTCTGCGAGTCGACCGTCTCGGACGCGCCCATGCGCCAGGTGGCACAGGCCACCGGCGCGAGGCTCGGCGGCACCCTCTACGTGGACTCGCTGTCGGCTGCCGACGGACCCGTGCCCAGCTACCTGGACCTCGTTCGGCACGACACCACCGTCATCGTCAGCGGCCTCACGGGGGCGGCCCGATGA
- a CDS encoding SDR family oxidoreductase, producing the protein MTTYVVTGGTGFLGRYAIPLLLTRPECDAVHVLVRESSVGRLENLAAGWAGGQKVHPVIGDLTQPGLGLAENTVPARAAHLLHLGAVYDMTAPAEASHAANVIGTTGVIELAGRLGARLHHVSSVAVAGDHPGTYTEDDFDLGQDLPSPYHATKFEAEKLVRQTATTPWRIYRPAIVVGNSVTGQMDKIDGPYYFFGALAKWASVPSLLPIALPDLGSTNLVPVDYVVAALDHLMHREEGDGQAFHLVNRRPQPLREVYGALASAAGAPMAVATLPREVLAPLSLLGRLPGATVARDLVLNQLEIPPEVIDHTTFSADFASHKTRKALRGTGIAAPDLTTYAAALWSYWADNLDPQRARRDDPAGKLVDRVVVVTGASSGIGKALAMALARENAISLLLARRAEELDEVVEEVRAIGGRAHAYPCDITDPESVSQVVKHIIDEHDHVDVLVNNAGRSIRRSASASVERMHDYERTMAVNYFGAVRLVLAVLPHMERRRHGHVVNVSSIGVQALPPRFSAYVASKAALDAFSDVVASETWHDGITFTSVRMPLVRTPMIAPTSLYDAFPAATPDDAAQLLLRAIKDRPKRINTPLGTLGEVAGTLAPKLKDAILHQAYQVFPDSAAARGDKPTPDPAATPAQQQAAASGNAMGTKQLSRVAMAFARLMPGVHW; encoded by the coding sequence ATGACCACGTACGTGGTGACGGGCGGTACCGGGTTTCTCGGCAGGTACGCCATTCCGCTGCTGCTGACGCGGCCGGAGTGCGACGCGGTGCACGTCCTGGTGCGGGAGTCCTCAGTGGGCCGGCTGGAGAACCTCGCTGCGGGCTGGGCGGGCGGGCAGAAGGTCCATCCGGTGATCGGTGACCTCACCCAGCCCGGGCTGGGCCTCGCCGAGAACACGGTGCCCGCCCGTGCCGCCCACCTGCTGCACCTCGGTGCGGTCTACGACATGACCGCCCCCGCGGAGGCGAGCCACGCCGCCAACGTCATCGGCACCACCGGGGTGATCGAGCTGGCCGGCCGCCTCGGCGCGCGGCTGCACCACGTGTCCTCGGTGGCAGTGGCCGGCGACCACCCGGGCACCTACACGGAGGACGACTTCGACCTCGGCCAGGACCTGCCCTCGCCCTACCACGCCACCAAGTTCGAGGCCGAGAAGCTGGTGCGCCAGACCGCCACCACGCCGTGGCGGATCTACCGTCCCGCCATCGTGGTGGGCAACTCCGTCACCGGGCAGATGGACAAGATCGACGGGCCGTACTACTTCTTCGGTGCGCTGGCCAAGTGGGCGTCGGTGCCCTCGCTGCTGCCGATCGCGCTGCCCGACCTGGGGTCGACCAACCTGGTGCCGGTGGACTACGTGGTGGCGGCGCTGGACCACCTGATGCACCGCGAGGAGGGCGACGGCCAGGCGTTCCACCTGGTCAACCGCCGTCCACAGCCGCTGCGCGAGGTCTACGGTGCCCTCGCCTCGGCGGCGGGAGCACCCATGGCGGTGGCCACCCTGCCGCGCGAGGTGCTGGCGCCGCTGTCCCTGCTGGGCCGGCTGCCCGGCGCCACCGTCGCCCGCGACCTGGTGCTCAACCAGCTGGAGATCCCGCCGGAGGTGATCGACCACACCACCTTCAGCGCCGACTTCGCCAGCCACAAGACCCGCAAGGCGCTGCGCGGCACCGGGATCGCCGCACCCGACCTGACCACCTACGCGGCGGCGCTGTGGAGCTACTGGGCCGACAACCTCGACCCGCAGCGCGCCCGCCGCGACGACCCGGCCGGCAAGCTGGTGGACCGCGTCGTGGTCGTCACCGGCGCCTCCTCAGGCATCGGCAAGGCGCTGGCCATGGCCCTGGCCCGGGAGAACGCCATCAGCCTGCTGCTGGCCCGCCGGGCCGAGGAGCTGGACGAGGTGGTGGAGGAGGTCCGGGCCATCGGCGGCCGGGCACACGCCTACCCCTGCGACATCACCGACCCGGAGTCGGTGAGCCAGGTGGTCAAGCACATCATCGACGAGCACGACCACGTGGACGTGCTGGTGAACAACGCCGGCCGCTCCATCCGTCGGTCGGCCTCGGCGTCGGTGGAGCGGATGCACGACTACGAGCGGACCATGGCGGTGAACTACTTCGGCGCCGTCCGCCTGGTGCTGGCCGTGCTGCCGCACATGGAGCGGCGCCGGCACGGCCACGTGGTCAACGTCAGCTCCATCGGCGTGCAGGCGCTGCCGCCCCGGTTCAGCGCCTACGTGGCCAGCAAGGCCGCCCTGGACGCGTTCAGCGACGTGGTCGCCAGCGAGACCTGGCACGACGGCATCACCTTCACCTCGGTGCGGATGCCCCTGGTACGCACCCCGATGATCGCGCCGACCTCGCTGTACGACGCCTTCCCCGCGGCCACCCCGGACGACGCGGCCCAGCTGCTGCTGCGGGCCATCAAGGACCGGCCCAAGCGGATCAACACCCCGCTGGGCACCCTGGGCGAGGTGGCCGGCACGCTGGCGCCCAAGCTCAAGGACGCGATCCTGCACCAGGCGTACCAGGTGTTCCCCGACTCCGCGGCGGCCCGCGGCGACAAGCCCACGCCCGATCCCGCTGCCACACCGGCCCAGCAGCAGGCGGCGGCGTCCGGCAACGCGATGGGCACCAAGCAGCTGTCCCGGGTGGCGATGGCCTTCGCGCGGCTCATGCCGGGCGTGCACTGGTAG